A stretch of Caenorhabditis elegans chromosome IV DNA encodes these proteins:
- the Y9C9A.8 gene encoding F-box domain-containing protein (Confirmed by transcript evidence) translates to MFSSPLLTSNFQFNNFGNPKSHDISINRNFAKNSEPLKTDRKVLRGCILYEFNQGSTVTNAYERFCTAVGADVIGFREFDFWFHGLGNKSLSLNSEIEFDSKTSPLSKMPVEIFKEVLNHGDITDRMVLRKVSRHLRTIIDNANSNFESIRLDICPSFAVLDIDEDHSVKYQNNNGDSMLEAGEFVKTKKEVDYFELALHDMTGHLKNVKSHLNSLRLGVPQEISPFGPSCCLNKEERKICIEKIENKLKTENTKFNVKKFVIRGFSFHQVATLLPYFKEKVLEEIHLEMYNTEMEEESTEVLFNLDQWKNAKILEIKWNVNLPIPVEHYSHFSRFHISTTDFTINDAIKIRDELIKRDTFISGYVKAPIQNPKEIAQIFKPNNEDGFGTFMYTNDSSEFLIDFDFNHFEIGKKR, encoded by the exons ATGTTTAGTTCTCCATTattaacttcaaattttcaatttaacaattttggaaatccaAAGTCTCATGATATTTCAATTAACAG AAACTTTGCCAAGAACTCTGAACCTTTGAAAACGGACAGAAAGGTGCTCCGAGGATGTATTTTATATGAATTCAATCAAGGAAGTACTGTAACCAATGCATATGAGCGGTTTTGTACGGCAGTTGGGGCGGATGTGATAGGATTTCGAGAGTTCGATTTTTGGTTTCACGGACTTGGAAATAAAAGTTTAAGcttgaattctgaaattga ATTTGACTCAAAAACTAGTCCTCTGTCAAAGATGCctgtagaaatttttaaagaggTTTTGAATCACGGGGATATAACTGATAG aatggTCTTGCGCAAAGTCTCCCGTCATTTGCGAACTATTATCGATAATGCGAATTCCAACTTTGAATCGATACGCCTTGATATTTGTCCGAGTTTTGCGGTTTTAGATATCGATGAAGATCATTCagtgaaatatcaaaataataatGGAGACTCTATGTTGGAAGCTGGAGAGTTTGTCAAAACAAAGAAAGAAGTTGATTATTTTGAGTTGGCACTCCATGATATGACGGGACACTTAAAGAATGTGAAATCCCATTTGAATTCCCTCCGATTAGGAGTTCCCCAGGAAATCAGTCCATTTGGACCAAGTTGTTGCCTTAACAAAGAAGAGAGGAAGatttgcattgaaaaaattgagaataaactcaaaacagaaaatacaAAGTTCAATGTAAAGAAATTCGTGATCAGGGGGTTTTCCTTCCATCAAGTTGCTACTTTGTTACCTTACTTCAAAGAGAAAGTTCTTGAAGAAATTCATCTAGAAATGTATAACACCGAAATGGAAGAAGAATCTACTGAAGTTTTGTTCAATCTGGATCAGtggaaaaacgcaaaaattcttgaaattaagTGGAATGTCAATTTACCAATTCCAGTGGAACATTATTCACACTTTTCTCGTTTCCACATTTCCACGACAGATTTCACTATCAACGATGCAATTAAAATTAGAGAT gaactCATCAAGCGTGACACATTTATATCTGGATATGTTAAAGCTCCAATTCAAAATCCAAAAGAAATTGCGCAAATCTTTAAGCCAAACAATGAGGATGGCTTTGGAACATTCATGTATACAAATGACAGCTCTGAATTTCTAATTGACTTTGattttaatcattttgaaattggaaaaaaaagataa
- the str-153 gene encoding Serpentine receptor class r-10 (Confirmed by transcript evidence): MAAFAIIKSFVQFVTVSFSLVINSILIYLVITKSSKKLGNYRHLMCYFSLFSMVYAVLDWIVQPFIHSHGASFSMIMDLRESALNKKVAFFFVASLAGCFGVSIYAIAINFIFRYFALQREGRLRYFAGKRLILWFCIPLFGGLSWVFLCWCSMAPDPEFTNYLRDSIRANYDLDADFITYTGSYFYRFERDGSVKWSIENSLGALGLNVLMIIPFFIILIFGYRSYKKISKLMAQGECDYTKRLQMQLYKALVAQTIIPMVLLSFPIGILFSAPLLHLDIENGSIIVTFFYSLYPAIDPIPIILFIDDFRNAFFGVFQRRPSKNQVASVVSVDATVDVS; the protein is encoded by the exons atggCCGCGTTCGCAATAATCAAATCATTTGTACAATTTGTCACTGTTTCATTCTCCCTTGTTATAAATTCAATATTAATTTATCTCGTCATCACAAAATCctcgaaaaaattgggaaactATCGGCATCTAATGTGTTATTTTTCCTTGTTCTCAATGGTGTATGCAGTATTGGATTGGATTGTTCAACCG tttattcaCAGCCATGGAGCCAGTTTCTCAATGATCATGGATTTGAGAGAAAGTGCATTGAACAAGaaagttgcatttttctttgttg CTTCACTTGCCGGATGTTTTGGAGTCTCCATTTATGCGATTGCAatcaactttattttcagatattttgcATTACAAAg aGAAGGCCGACTTCGatattttgccggaaaacgaCTAATACTTTGGTTTTGTATTCCGTTATTCGGAGGGCTCTCCTGGGTTTTCTTGTGCTGGTGTTCAATGGCTCCAGATCCAGAATTCACTAACTACCTGAG AGACAGTATCAGAGCAAATTATGATCTGGACGCTGATTTTATAACATATACAGGATCATATTTCTATCGATTTGAAAGAGATGGAAGCGTGAAATGGAGCATCGAGAATTCACTTGGAGCACTTGGATTGAATGTTTTAATG ATCATACCCTTCTTCATCATATTGATATTCGGGTACAGAAGttataagaaaatttcaaaattgatggcTCAGGGAGAATGTGATTACACAAAACGGCTTCAAATGCAACTGTACAAAGCATTAGTAGCTCAG acaataatCCCGATGGTTCTCTTATCTTTCCCAATCGGAATATTATTTTCTGCTCCTTTACTTCATTTGGATATTGAAAATGGTAGTATTATTGTAACATTCTTTTATTCCCTATACCCAGCAATTGATCCTATTCCAATTATTTTGTTCATCGATGACTTTAGAAATGCCTTTTTCG gTGTTTTTCAAAGAAGACCATCTAAAAATCAAGTTGCTTCAGTTGTCTCTGTGGATGCTACTGTAGACgtttcatga
- the fbxa-86 gene encoding F-box domain-containing protein (Confirmed by transcript evidence), with product MALTLSNLPVAVIREVLDKLEPIDRLVIRKVSRNLRTVSDNTKFLLENVKILISNELSTLKIGECNVEYSKEDKGTMLKCITVEKSNYISKCSQIKFIVNDFSTLMKISKPSLKHFTIRISDDIKNKNRDQCFTRILNTLNSKSCLKVSNIEFGNLKPEELAIVLPSFYAGHLEEIVICHCNLDYDLTGIVSLEQWKQAKYLDATWGWNSLPIEYLFHFVGFKINFKSFSLSDAIKIREVLEKTVNFQSGMFIFEETDIADILEVFNPDYDDGNILPIYLNFNNSVFLINASRFHFEIKKK from the exons ATGGCGCTAACACTATCCAATTTGCCAGTTGCTGTTATTCGAGAAGTACTAGATAAGTTGGAGCCAATTGATCG ACTGGTCATAAGAAAAGTGTCTCGGAACTTGCGGACAGTTTCCGATAACACGaagtttttattggaaaacgtgaaaattctTATCTCAAATGAATTATcaactctgaaaattggagagtGTAATGTCGAATATTCCAAAGAAGACAAAGGAACAATGTTAAAATGTATAACTGTTGAAAAAAGCAATTACATATCCAAATGCAGCCAGATAAAATTTATCgttaatgatttttcaacactTATGAAAATCTCAAAGCCCAGTCTGAAACATTTCACTATTAGAATCTCCGATGATATAAAGAACAAGAACCGCGATCAATGTTTTACAAGGATTTTGAACACTTTGAATTCCAAGAGTTGTTTGAAAGTatcaaatattgaatttggaaatttgaaacctGAAGAATTAGCGATCGTGCTTCCGAGTTTTTACGCTGGTCACTTAGAAGAAATTGTGATATGCCATTGCAATTTGGATTACGATTTGACTGGAATTGTTTCCCTGGAGCAGTGGAAACAGGCGAAGTATTTAGATGCAACTTGGGGATGGAACTCATTGCCCATTGAGTACCTGTTTCATTTTGTtggatttaaaatcaatttcaaatcattttcacTTTCAGATGCCATCAAAATAAGAGAG GTACTCGAAAAAAcagttaattttcaaagtgggATGTTTATATTTGAAGAAACGGATATTGCAGACATTCTTGAAGTTTTCAACCCAGATTATGACGATGGAAACATTTTaccaatttatttaaattttaacaattcaGTTTTCCTTATAAATGCAAGCCGTTTTCATTTTGAGATCAAGAAGAaatga
- the str-168 gene encoding Serpentine receptor class r-10 (Confirmed by transcript evidence), translated as MLFSTLKFAIQLFSFICSLFFNIILIYLILTKSPKKMGTYKYLLVYFCCFSMLYSILDIIVGPVIHSHGSSFFMMMKLGILKNHPEVGFLLVSLLCGCFAVSITTISIQFVFRYFAMERKGRISYFRGKYLIIWFLVPLISGTIWILQDWVFLHPNAKMGEYINETVFINYGVNVTDITYCGTFFYPKNDQGVPSLDYFQFFGFLGFCVIMGTTFLIVVIFGIKSYKLVRELPKHGESEYTYKLQSQLFKALVVQAFIPITFLFIPIGLVFIAPLLHFDIEPASFLVTIFFSIYPAVDPLPILLIVAEYREGLSELIYKTIGKRSIQISSYTDPQITSIS; from the exons ATGCTCTTTTCAACtctgaaatttgcaattcaacttttttcgttcatttgctccttatttttcaacataatTTTGATCTATCTCATCCTgacaaaatctccaaaaaaaatggggaCATATAAGTATTTGTTAGTATATTTCTGCTGTTTCTCTATGTTGTATTCAATACTTGATATTATTGTGGGACCG gttatcCATAGCCATGGCTCTTCGTTTTTCATGATGATGAAATTAGGAATTTTGAAGAATCATCCAGAAGTTGGATTTTTATTAGTTT CTCTGCTATGTGGCTGTTTTGCTGTATCAATAACCACTATAAGCAtacaatttgttttcagatatttcgcAATGGAAAG AAAAGGACGGATATCATATTTCCGCGGAAAATACTTGATTATTTGGTTCCTAGTCCCACTGATCTCTGGAACAATTTGGATTCTTCAAGATTGGGTTTTCCTACATCCAAATGCAAAAATGGGCGAATATATAAA tgaaacagTATTTATTAATTACGGTGTCAACGTCACCGATATAACCTATTGTGGTACATTTTTCTATCCGAAAAACGATCAAGGAGTGCCAAGTCtagattattttcaatttttcgggtttttggGGTTTTGTGTGATTATG GGTACCACATTTCTAATCGTTGTGATATTTGGTATAAAAAGCTACAAACTGGTCCGTGAACTTCCGAAACATGGAGAATCAGAGTACACCTACAAACTGCAATCGCAACTTTTCAAGGCCTTGGTGGTACAG gctttCATTCCAATAACATTCCTATTTATCCCAATTGGCCTCGTCTTCATAGCACCTCTCCTACATTTTGATATCGAACCGGCTAGTTTCTTGGTcactatatttttttcaatatatccAGCAGTTGATCCACTTCCTATTTTGCTCATTGTAGCGGAGTATCGAGAGGGATTGTCAG agcttaTCTACAAAACAATTGGAAAACGAAGCATCCAAATTAGTTCCTACACCGATCCCCAAATAACTTCAATTTCTTAA
- the Y9C9A.5 gene encoding Serpentine receptor class r-10 (Partially confirmed by transcript evidence) codes for MFFSKLKYFIQLFSLIFSLISNIILVYLILTKSPKKMGSYKYLLIYFCCFSMLYSILYIIVEPYIHSHGSSYFMMMKLGILKSYPEVGFILILLLCGCFAVSITTISIQFVFRYFAVERKGGLRFFRGKYLIFWFISPLLAGFIWFTLAWFTQYPSPQMNDYISEIVSTNYGANVSDITYCGCVFYPLDETGVPHLDYKHLWAYVGYCITMGTLFLTLVIFGLKTYKLVRELSKHGESEYTYKLQSQLFRALVAQAFIPITFLFLPIGILFTAPLLHFDIEPASFLVTIFYSIYPAVDPLPIIFIVVDYRDGLVELLRYFIGQRNNYITPSTTDHRIASVS; via the exons ATGTTCTTCTCGAAGCTCAAATACTTCATCCAACtattttcacttattttttccCTTATTTCCAATATAATCTTAGTATACCTAATCCTGACAAAgtcgccaaaaaaaatgggatCGTATAAATATTTGTTGATATACTTCTGCTGTTTCTCTATGTTGTATTCAATACTTTATATTATTGTGGAACCG tacaTCCATAGTCATGGCTCGTCGTACTTCATGATGATGAAACTGGGAATTTTGAAGTCATATCCAGAAGTTGGattcatattaattt TACTGCTATGTGGATGTTTTGCGGTCTCGATCACTACGATAAGcattcaatttgttttccgATATTTCGCAGTGGAAAG aaaaggCGGTCTCCGTTTCTTTCGCGGCAAGTatctcattttttggtttatatCTCCCTTACTAGCAGGTTTCATTTGGTTCACATTGGCTTGGTTTACACAGTATCCTAGCCCACAAATGAATGACTACATCAG tgaaatagTATCTACAAATTATGGAGCCAACGTGTCGGATATTACTTACTGTGGCTGCGTGTTCTATCCACTCGATGAAACTGGAGTTCCTCATTTGGATTACAAGCATCTATGGGCATATGTTGGATATTGCATTACTATG gGAACATTATTTCTCACTCTTGTCATATTTGGTCTGAAAACCTACAAGCTGGTCCGTGAACTTTCAAAACATGGGGAGTCCGAGTACACCTACAAATTGCAATCACAACTTTTTAGAGCATTAGTGGCTCAG GCATTCATCCCAATAACATTCCTATTTCTTCCAATTGGAATACTTTTCACAGCACCTCTTCTTCATTTTGATATCGAACCGGCTAGTTTCTTGGTCACTATATTCTATTCAATATATCCAGCTGTTGATCCACTTCctattatttttatagttGTGGATTATAGAGATGGATTGGTCG AACTTCTACGCTACTTCATTGGTCAGCGGAACAATTACATAACTCCTTCTACCACCGATCATCGCATTGCTTCAGTttcttaa
- the str-169 gene encoding Serpentine receptor class r-10 (Confirmed by transcript evidence) yields the protein MLFAAIKFTIQLVSFIVSIIFNFTLIYLILTRSPKKMGTYKYLLIYFCCFSILYSILDIIVEPFIQSHGSCFFMMMNLGSWKSYPEVGFLFVTILCGCFAVSITTISIQFVFRYFALERKGRITYFRGHYLIVWFIVPLVSASIWITQLWVFQHPNSVTSAYLSETVFVNYGMNISDITYTGSLFYPPDEHGVPHLDLMQLFSYLGFCVTMGTTFSTVVVFGMKSYKLVCELPQLGESEYTYKLQSQLFRALVVQAFIPITFLFLPIGILFTAPLLHFDIEPASFLVTIFYSIYPAVDPLPIIFIVVDYRDGLVELVGHFLCKKNNQVNTSYTDQQVASIS from the exons ATGCTATTCGCAGCTATCAAATTCACAATTCAACTGGTGTCATTCATCGTTTCAATAATCTTCAACTTCACACTGATCTACCTGATTTTAACAAGGTCTCCAAAGAAAATGGGAACCTATAAGTATTTGTTGATATACTTCTGCTGTTTCTCCATCTTATATTCAATTCTGGATATTATCGTGGAACCG ttcaTTCAAAGCCATGGTTCGTGTTTCTTCATGATGATGAACTTGGGAAGTTGGAAGTCTTATCCAgaagttggatttttgttcgtta cAATTTTGTGTGGATGTTTTGCTGTTTCAATAACTACCATAAGCATACAGTTTGTGTTCAGATATTTTGCATTGGAAag aaaaggcCGAATAACCTACTTTCGAGGACATTACCTCATTGTCTGGTTCATAGTTCCATTGGTTTCAGCGTCCATTTGGATCACTCAACTTTGGGTATTTCAGCATCCAAACTCTGTTACTTCGGCGTATTTAAG TGAAACAGTGTTTGTCAATTATGGTATGAATATATCCGATATCACATACACTGGATCCCTGTTCTACCCACCAGATGAACACGGAGTTCCCCATCTGGATTTGATGCAACTTTTCTCTTATTTGGGATTTTGTGTTACTatg GGCACAACATTTTCCACGGTGGTGGTGTTTGGAATGAAAAGCTACAAATTGGTCTGCGAACTACCCCAGCTTGGAGAATCTGAGTACACTTACAAACTACAGTCACAGCTTTTCAGAGCGTTAGTGGTTCAG gcattcaTCCCAATAACATTCCTATTTCTTCCAATTGGAATACTTTTCACAGCACCTCTTCTTCATTTTGATATCGAACCGGCTAGTTTCTTGGTCACTATATTCTATTCAATATATCCAGCTGTTGATCCACTTCCTATTATTTTTATAGTCGTGGATTATAGAGATGGATTGGTTG AACTCGTCGGACATTTCCTCTGTAAAAAGAATAACCAAGTGAACACGTCGTACACTGATCAACAAGTTGCTTCCATTTCATGA
- the str-163 gene encoding Serpentine receptor class r-10 (Partially confirmed by transcript evidence), translating to MKKETTFDAMKATVQRISFAFSCFSNIILILLICTNSPKKIGSYKYLMIYFCVFAIFFSVLDIVIQPYILSAGPGFIVITEIKDTFLGPFGETCFLSSICGCFGVILATIAIHFIYRYFALERKGKLKYFQGGYLVVWLFVPLFVGTVWTIVTVYFCAPNDITLEYSRTLMKDHYEIDLENVTYIGSIYFVKDANGKSVMNKFALLGMAILFSIMGVSLSILAYFATKCYTRIKKLIYEGESSYTRNLQKQLYKALVAQASIPMFFIFTPIGLYLTLPLVGIELEISGEIATFVYALYPALDPLPIIFIIHNYRDAVLEFLGCCNVNNRIGAEDEPTSVTRHVSNCS from the exons atgaagaaagaaaCGACATTCGACGCGATGAAGGCAACGGTTCAGAGGATTTCTTTTGCCTTCTCGTGTTTTTCgaatataattttgattttactgATATGCACAaactcaccaaaaaaaattggctcctaCAAGTACTTGATGATTTATTTCTGCGTTTTTGCAATCTTTTTCTCAGTTCTGGATATTGTTATACAAccc TACATTCTCTCTGCTGGACCTGGTTTTATTGTCATCACGGAAATCAAAGACACTTTTTTGGGCCCGTTTGGTGAGACATGTTTcttga gTTCAATTTGTGGATGCTTTGGTGTCATTCTAGCGACTATTGCCATTCACTTCATTTACCGATATTTTGCTCTGGAaag aaaaggaaaactgaaatattttcaaggaGGATATCTAGTTGTGTGGCTGTTCGTACCACTTTTTGTGGGTACCGTCTGGACGATTGTGactgtttatttttgtgctcCAAACGATATCACATTGGAATACTCAAG aacattaaTGAAAGATCATTATGAAAttgatttggaaaatgtgaCATACATCGGATCAATATATTTCGTAAAAGATGCAAATGGAAAGTCTGTTATGAACAAGTTCGCTCTGCTCGGAATGGCTATTTTATTCAGTATTATG ggaGTCTCTCTTTCCATTCTTGcgtattttgcaacaaaatgctACACTCgaatcaaaaaactaatataCGAGGGTGAATCTTCATATACCAGAAACCTACAAAAACAGCTTTACAAGGCTCTTGTTGCTCAAGCTTCCATCCCAATGTTCTTTATTTTCACACCAATTGGATTGTATTTAACACTTCCACTTGTTGGAATTGAATTGGAAATTAGTGGAGAAATTGCAACATTTGTGTATGCATTGTATCCGGCACTCGACCCGTTACCCATTATATTTATCATTCATAATTATCGCGATGCAGTGTTGG